In Arcobacter ellisii, a genomic segment contains:
- a CDS encoding YfhL family 4Fe-4S dicluster ferredoxin: protein MSLMITDECIACDACREECPNYAIEEGDPIYVIDPDRCTECVGHYEEPQCVEVCPVDCIIIDPDNEETMEELKFKYEQLMEEDN, encoded by the coding sequence ATGTCTTTAATGATTACTGATGAATGTATTGCATGTGATGCATGTAGAGAAGAGTGCCCAAATTATGCTATTGAAGAGGGTGATCCAATTTATGTAATTGATCCAGATAGATGTACAGAGTGTGTTGGTCATTATGAAGAACCACAATGTGTTGAAGTTTGTCCTGTTGACTGTATTATTATTGATCCAGATAATGAAGAGACAATGGAAGAGTTAAAGTTCAAATATGAACAACTAATGGAAGAAGATAATTAA
- a CDS encoding inositol monophosphatase family protein, with protein MKNITALYKNSFIEAVKLANKELYTYINNNLSLNDFQYTNQIGFGGDNCLNMDLTAENIFIKHLEKFGNIYSEESGLLSNDKEFTIVIDPLDGSNNFYSNLPYFGTSIALQKNNETIAGFVTNLISGIITYRAFENDIKFFSLEKMEYKNIIEVPKNKISIFERAYNYPKICEKLTSNHIKFRTLGAVALSLSNAFNYEFVLYGGNLREFDIAAALYICKDLYIYKTNEYLFITKNKERYNLLKEIIKEF; from the coding sequence ATGAAAAATATTACAGCCTTATATAAAAATTCTTTTATAGAGGCTGTAAAGCTTGCAAATAAAGAATTATATACTTACATAAATAACAATCTATCTTTAAATGATTTCCAATATACAAATCAAATCGGTTTTGGTGGAGACAATTGTTTAAATATGGATTTAACTGCTGAAAATATCTTTATAAAACATCTTGAAAAATTTGGGAATATCTATTCTGAAGAGTCAGGATTATTATCAAATGATAAAGAGTTTACAATTGTGATTGACCCACTTGATGGAAGTAATAATTTTTATTCAAATTTACCATATTTTGGTACTTCAATTGCTTTACAAAAAAACAATGAAACAATTGCTGGATTTGTTACAAATTTAATCTCTGGAATTATTACTTATAGAGCCTTTGAAAATGATATTAAATTTTTTTCTTTAGAAAAAATGGAATACAAAAATATAATTGAAGTTCCAAAAAATAAAATATCAATTTTTGAAAGAGCTTATAATTATCCAAAAATTTGTGAAAAACTTACATCAAATCATATAAAATTTAGAACTTTAGGAGCAGTTGCACTTAGTTTAAGTAATGCCTTTAATTATGAATTTGTTTTATATGGTGGAAATTTAAGAGAATTTGATATTGCAGCTGCATTATATATTTGTAAAGATTTATATATTTATAAAACAAATGAATATTTATTTATAACAAAAAATAAAGAAAGATATAACTTACTTAAAGAAATTATTAAAGAATTTTAG
- a CDS encoding glutamate synthase subunit beta, with protein MLNFTKFERVNPEKRDVLQRLKDFDEVYQVFTKQRATEQADRCMQCGDPYCHTGCPLGNYIPAWLKQTATKNPDMAFALSNETSPFPEILGRICPQDVLCEGACSLNTGHGAISIGAIETYISENAFENGLKPQFTTKKNGKRVAVIGSGPSGISAATFLLRRGFEVEMFERADRAGGLLMYGIPGFKLDKTTVDRRINWLLEAGMKLHTNCEIGKDKSISDLEKDFDAIYLGIGATASNKVKIDGENASNVYFAIDFLTGIQKRNLGSKNVDYIDVKDKRVVVIGGGDTAMDCVRTSVREGAETVKCLYRRDEKNMPGSKKEVVNAKEEGVEFVFNVAPKSIKVENNSAVAVELLETSMSEPDSSGRQKVVINEGSEYLEEADVVILALGFSPEVPAFLKELNVETNSWGGIVIDSNFKTSNKKVYAGGDCRRGAHLAVTAAVDGREAAKAIIRDLA; from the coding sequence ATGTTAAATTTTACAAAATTTGAAAGAGTAAATCCTGAAAAAAGAGATGTTCTTCAAAGATTGAAAGACTTTGATGAAGTTTATCAAGTATTTACTAAACAAAGAGCAACAGAACAAGCTGATAGATGTATGCAATGTGGTGACCCATATTGTCATACTGGTTGTCCATTAGGAAATTATATTCCTGCTTGGTTAAAACAAACAGCAACAAAAAATCCAGATATGGCATTTGCTTTATCAAATGAAACATCTCCTTTCCCAGAAATTTTAGGAAGAATTTGTCCTCAAGATGTATTATGTGAAGGTGCATGTTCTTTAAATACTGGACATGGTGCAATTTCAATTGGTGCTATTGAAACATATATTTCAGAAAATGCTTTTGAAAATGGTTTAAAACCTCAGTTTACAACTAAGAAAAATGGAAAAAGAGTAGCCGTTATTGGTTCTGGACCTTCTGGAATTTCAGCTGCAACTTTTTTACTTAGACGTGGTTTTGAAGTTGAAATGTTTGAAAGAGCAGATAGAGCTGGTGGACTTTTAATGTATGGAATTCCAGGATTTAAACTTGATAAAACAACAGTTGATAGAAGAATTAACTGGTTACTTGAAGCAGGAATGAAATTACATACAAATTGCGAGATTGGAAAAGATAAATCAATTTCTGATTTAGAAAAAGATTTTGATGCAATTTATTTAGGAATTGGTGCAACAGCAAGTAACAAAGTTAAAATTGATGGTGAAAATGCATCTAATGTATATTTTGCAATTGATTTTTTAACAGGAATTCAAAAAAGAAATCTTGGAAGTAAAAATGTAGATTACATTGATGTTAAAGATAAAAGAGTTGTTGTTATTGGTGGTGGAGATACTGCAATGGACTGTGTTAGAACATCTGTTAGAGAAGGTGCGGAAACTGTAAAATGTCTTTATAGAAGAGATGAAAAAAATATGCCTGGATCTAAAAAAGAGGTTGTTAATGCTAAAGAAGAGGGTGTTGAATTTGTATTTAATGTTGCACCTAAATCTATCAAAGTAGAAAATAACTCTGCTGTTGCAGTTGAATTACTTGAAACTTCAATGAGTGAACCAGATTCTTCAGGAAGACAAAAAGTTGTAATAAATGAAGGTAGTGAATATCTTGAAGAAGCTGATGTTGTGATTTTAGCACTTGGTTTCTCTCCAGAAGTTCCAGCATTTTTAAAAGAATTAAATGTTGAAACTAACTCTTGGGGTGGAATTGTAATTGATTCTAATTTCAAAACTTCAAATAAAAAAGTTTATGCTGGTGGAGATTGTAGAAGAGGTGCTCACTTAGCTGTAACTGCTGCAGTTGATGGAAGAGAAGCTGCAAAAGCTATCATAAGAGATTTAGCATAA